A section of the Rhodobacter sp. genome encodes:
- a CDS encoding fumarylacetoacetate hydrolase family protein yields the protein MRPRFATIEADGQQVYGAVVAGGVVALSGDFPQWRTLRDVIAADGLGVLARAAEGRAVTHPDGRFAFAIPVPDPEKILCVGVNFPDRNAEYKDGSAQPSHMSLFPRFARSFTGHGRPLIRPPENHTLDYEGEVVVVIGKGGRRIRPEDAYGHIAALTLCNEGTIRDWVRHAKFNVTQGKNWDNSGAIGPWLVPFDDPAQLDEARLVTRVNGEVRQDDRLARMMFPIREEIAYISTFTTLVPGDMIVTGTPAGAGARFDPPRYLKPGDQVEIEVAGIGLLANGVADE from the coding sequence ATGAGACCACGTTTCGCCACCATCGAGGCCGACGGCCAGCAGGTTTACGGGGCGGTCGTCGCTGGCGGCGTGGTCGCGCTGTCGGGCGACTTTCCGCAGTGGCGCACGCTCAGGGACGTGATCGCGGCGGATGGCCTGGGGGTGCTGGCGCGCGCCGCCGAGGGGCGCGCGGTGACACATCCCGACGGCCGCTTCGCCTTTGCGATCCCGGTGCCCGACCCCGAAAAGATCCTGTGCGTCGGCGTGAACTTCCCCGACCGCAACGCGGAATACAAGGACGGCAGCGCGCAGCCCAGCCACATGTCGCTGTTCCCGCGCTTTGCGCGCAGCTTTACAGGGCACGGCCGGCCGCTGATCCGCCCGCCCGAGAACCACACGCTGGATTACGAGGGCGAGGTGGTGGTGGTGATCGGCAAGGGCGGCCGCCGCATCCGCCCCGAGGACGCCTATGGCCATATCGCGGCGCTGACGTTGTGCAACGAGGGCACGATCCGCGACTGGGTGCGGCACGCCAAGTTCAACGTGACACAGGGTAAGAACTGGGACAACTCGGGCGCCATTGGGCCCTGGCTGGTGCCCTTCGATGACCCGGCGCAACTGGACGAGGCGCGCCTCGTCACCCGGGTGAACGGCGAGGTCCGGCAAGACGACAGGCTGGCGCGCATGATGTTCCCGATCCGCGAGGAAATCGCCTATATCAGCACCTTCACCACGCTGGTGCCCGGCGACATGATCGTGACCGGCACCCCCGCCGGAGCGGGGGCGCGGTTCGACCCGCCGCGCTATCTGAAGCCCGGTGACCAGGTCGAGATCGAGGTCGCAGGCATCGGCCTGCTGGCGAACGGAGTGGCGGACGAATGA
- the hpaH gene encoding 2-oxo-hepta-3-ene-1,7-dioic acid hydratase — MTPDQHDAAGAALFEAERTGRQIGLLSLAHPGMTLDDAYAVQAALVRRKVAAGRRIIGWKIGLTSRAMQDALKIDTPDSGILFDDMLFPSGAEVPAGRFIQPRVEAEIAFVLKAPLRGTDVTRAQVLDATDFVAPSLEILDTRILRADPGTGALRVIADTISDNAANAGIVLGAARHDPRVVDLRWAGAIVKRDGVVEETGLGAGVLDDPVTGIVWLVRRLAHYGQGLSAGETVLSGSFIRPVEAPPGSRFEADFGTFGSVSISFA; from the coding sequence ATGACCCCGGATCAGCACGACGCCGCCGGCGCGGCCTTGTTCGAGGCCGAGCGCACGGGGCGCCAGATCGGCCTGCTGTCGCTGGCCCATCCCGGCATGACGCTGGACGACGCCTATGCCGTGCAGGCGGCGCTGGTGCGCCGCAAGGTCGCCGCCGGCCGTCGGATCATCGGCTGGAAGATCGGCCTGACCAGCCGCGCGATGCAGGACGCGCTGAAGATCGACACGCCCGACTCGGGCATTCTGTTCGACGACATGCTGTTCCCCTCGGGCGCCGAGGTTCCCGCAGGCCGCTTCATCCAGCCGCGGGTCGAGGCCGAGATCGCCTTTGTCCTGAAGGCCCCCCTTCGCGGGACCGATGTCACCCGCGCGCAGGTGCTGGACGCCACCGACTTTGTCGCGCCGTCGCTGGAAATCCTGGACACGCGCATCCTGCGGGCCGACCCCGGGACGGGCGCGCTGCGGGTGATCGCCGACACCATCAGCGACAACGCCGCGAACGCCGGGATCGTGCTGGGCGCGGCGCGTCACGATCCGCGCGTGGTGGACCTGCGCTGGGCAGGCGCGATCGTGAAACGCGACGGCGTGGTCGAGGAAACCGGCCTGGGCGCCGGGGTGCTGGACGACCCGGTCACCGGCATCGTCTGGCTGGTGCGGCGGCTTGCCCACTACGGACAGGGCCTGTCGGCGGGCGAGACGGTCCTCTCGGGCAGTTTCATCCGCCCGGTCGAGGCCCCGCCCGGCAGCCGGTTCGAAGCCGATTTCGGAACCTTCGGCAGCGTTTCCATTTCTTTCGCCTAG
- a CDS encoding RNA polymerase sigma factor yields MNENHHFLVQQVGKGDKQALAALYRAYERPVYKFIVSRLNDPHEAADILHEVFMDIWRVAATFEGRSQVRTWIFGIAYRKVIDVHRKRARVTVTDEVPEPLDMAEAADAGYAAREEAAHLAHCMGTLSDDHRSAVSLAFYEDMTCAEIAEIAGVPEGTVKSRLHHAKKLLLHCLSGRLKGRAVA; encoded by the coding sequence ATGAACGAGAACCACCACTTCCTGGTTCAACAGGTCGGCAAGGGGGACAAGCAGGCCCTGGCCGCGCTGTATCGTGCCTATGAACGCCCGGTCTACAAATTCATCGTCTCGCGATTGAACGATCCGCACGAAGCCGCCGACATACTCCACGAAGTCTTCATGGACATCTGGCGTGTCGCCGCCACCTTCGAGGGGAGAAGTCAAGTGCGGACCTGGATCTTCGGCATCGCCTATCGCAAGGTGATCGACGTTCATCGCAAGCGCGCCCGGGTAACGGTCACCGACGAGGTGCCCGAGCCCCTGGATATGGCCGAAGCCGCCGACGCGGGCTATGCCGCCCGCGAGGAAGCCGCGCATCTGGCCCATTGCATGGGCACCCTGTCGGACGACCACCGCAGCGCCGTGTCGCTGGCCTTTTACGAGGACATGACCTGCGCCGAGATCGCCGAGATCGCGGGCGTGCCCGAGGGCACCGTCAAGTCGCGCCTGCATCACGCCAAGAAGCTGCTGCTGCATTGCCTGTCCGGCCGCCTGAAGGGGAGGGCCGTGGCATGA
- a CDS encoding S8 family serine peptidase, translated as MPRTDVRRRPWLARLIAGLVLVLGLPGAGLAQYGPPSPIGGGLAGSSEIASFGDGSAEPPATRVQTAGGGAYEYVVVGPQGDSDAVRRAIEAAGGTVLRTGTLSALGEVTTVSTFPSQASYDRARALIAQQAPRSSLAPQHLYRFAAGAGPRLYAPGLIGDPAPGRCRLTRPVTIGMIDGPVNPDHPALRRADVTYETLVPGTLVPGADHGTAVAALLVGEDDGGALAGFARGARLYAVSVFSERDDLEGASVERVAQGIDRLVAHGIKLINLSLAGPENAALGRAISAAAARGAVMIAASGNDRRPHVAWPAAAPEVIAVTAVDAARRRFFLANTGAELEFAAPGVDIYAARERGAGYMSGTSFAAPIVTALAARQMAHGVRSIGAIRQALQRGAQTLGPGQRNTDFGWGLVRADGC; from the coding sequence ATGCCCAGAACTGACGTCCGTCGCCGCCCATGGCTGGCACGCCTGATCGCAGGACTGGTTCTCGTGCTGGGATTGCCCGGCGCGGGCCTTGCGCAATACGGACCGCCGTCACCGATCGGGGGCGGCCTTGCCGGCTCGTCCGAGATCGCCAGCTTCGGCGACGGCAGCGCCGAACCCCCGGCCACGCGCGTGCAGACCGCAGGGGGCGGCGCTTATGAATATGTCGTGGTCGGCCCGCAAGGCGATTCCGACGCGGTGCGCCGCGCCATCGAGGCGGCGGGCGGCACCGTCCTGCGCACCGGCACACTGAGCGCGCTGGGCGAGGTGACGACGGTTTCCACCTTTCCCAGCCAGGCGTCCTATGACCGCGCGCGGGCGCTGATCGCGCAACAGGCTCCGCGGTCGTCGCTGGCGCCGCAGCATCTGTATCGCTTTGCCGCCGGTGCCGGGCCCCGGCTCTACGCACCCGGCCTGATCGGCGACCCCGCGCCGGGGCGCTGCCGGCTGACGCGGCCGGTGACGATCGGCATGATCGACGGGCCGGTGAACCCCGACCACCCGGCCTTGCGGCGCGCGGATGTGACCTATGAGACGCTGGTGCCCGGCACGCTGGTGCCCGGCGCCGATCACGGCACCGCCGTTGCCGCCCTGCTGGTCGGCGAGGACGACGGCGGCGCGCTGGCGGGCTTTGCCCGCGGCGCGCGGCTTTACGCGGTCTCGGTCTTCAGCGAACGCGACGATCTGGAGGGTGCCAGCGTCGAACGGGTGGCGCAGGGGATCGACCGTCTGGTCGCGCATGGCATCAAGCTGATCAACCTGTCGCTGGCCGGCCCCGAGAACGCGGCGCTGGGGCGCGCGATCTCGGCCGCGGCCGCCCGGGGCGCGGTGATGATCGCCGCCTCGGGCAACGACCGTCGCCCGCATGTCGCCTGGCCCGCCGCCGCGCCCGAGGTGATCGCGGTCACCGCCGTCGATGCCGCGCGCCGACGGTTTTTTCTGGCCAACACGGGTGCCGAGCTGGAATTCGCGGCGCCTGGGGTCGATATCTACGCCGCGCGCGAACGCGGCGCGGGCTACATGAGCGGCACATCCTTTGCCGCGCCTATCGTCACCGCGCTGGCGGCGCGGCAGATGGCCCATGGCGTCCGGTCGATCGGGGCGATCCGTCAGGCGTTGCAGCGCGGGGCGCAAACGCTGGGGCCCGGCCAGCGCAACACCGATTTCGGCTGGGGTCTGGTGCGCGCGGACGGCTGCTGA
- a CDS encoding O-acetylhomoserine aminocarboxypropyltransferase/cysteine synthase — protein sequence MTQTVGFDTLQIHAGARPDPATGARQVPIYQTTAYVFRDADHAAALFNLQEVGYIYSRLTNPTVAALGERLAALEGGAGAVCTSSGHAAQIMALYPLMGPGKNIVSSTRLYGGTITQFTQVFKRFGWSTHFVDTDDLAAVEAAIDENTRAIFCETIANPGGYVTDIPALAAIADRHGIPLVVDNTTATPYLANPIAMGATLVVHSTTKYLTGNGTVTGGAIIDSGTFNWSNGKFPSLSEPEPAYHGLKFHETFGSLAYTFFGIAIGLRDLGMTMNPQAAHYTLMGVETLSLRMQKHVANAAKVAAWLETHPAVEAVTYPGLDSSPYKERAARIVPKGAGALFTVALKGGYDACVRFVDSLELFSHVANLGDTRSLVIHSASTTHRQLSPEQLVAAGAAPNVVRLSIGTEDADDLIRDLDQALNASQG from the coding sequence ATGACCCAGACCGTCGGTTTCGACACGCTTCAGATCCACGCCGGCGCCCGGCCCGATCCCGCCACCGGCGCGCGCCAGGTGCCGATCTACCAGACCACCGCCTATGTCTTTCGCGATGCCGATCACGCTGCCGCGCTCTTCAACCTGCAAGAGGTGGGCTACATCTATTCGCGCCTGACCAACCCGACCGTGGCCGCGCTGGGCGAACGGCTGGCGGCGCTGGAGGGCGGCGCGGGCGCGGTCTGCACGTCGTCGGGGCACGCGGCGCAGATCATGGCCCTGTATCCGCTGATGGGACCGGGCAAGAACATCGTGTCATCGACCCGGCTCTATGGCGGCACGATCACCCAGTTCACCCAGGTGTTCAAACGCTTTGGCTGGTCCACGCATTTCGTCGATACCGATGATCTGGCCGCCGTCGAGGCCGCCATCGACGAGAACACCCGCGCCATCTTCTGCGAGACCATCGCCAACCCGGGCGGCTATGTCACCGACATCCCCGCGCTGGCGGCGATTGCCGACCGGCACGGCATTCCGCTGGTCGTGGACAACACCACGGCAACGCCCTACCTGGCCAACCCGATCGCCATGGGCGCCACGCTGGTCGTGCATTCGACCACGAAATACCTGACCGGCAACGGCACCGTCACCGGCGGCGCGATCATCGATTCGGGCACCTTCAACTGGTCGAACGGCAAGTTCCCCTCGCTGTCAGAACCGGAACCCGCCTATCACGGGCTCAAGTTCCACGAGACCTTTGGCAGCCTCGCCTATACGTTCTTCGGCATCGCCATCGGCCTGCGCGACCTGGGCATGACGATGAACCCGCAGGCGGCGCATTACACGCTGATGGGGGTCGAAACCCTCAGCCTCAGGATGCAAAAGCACGTCGCCAACGCCGCCAAGGTCGCGGCCTGGCTGGAAACGCATCCCGCGGTCGAGGCCGTCACCTATCCCGGGTTGGACAGCTCGCCCTACAAGGAACGCGCCGCGCGGATCGTGCCCAAGGGCGCGGGCGCGCTGTTCACGGTTGCGCTGAAGGGTGGCTATGACGCCTGTGTGCGCTTTGTGGATTCGCTGGAGCTGTTCAGCCATGTCGCCAACCTGGGCGACACGCGCAGCCTGGTCATCCACTCGGCCAGCACCACGCACCGCCAGCTCAGCCCGGAACAGCTGGTGGCGGCGGGTGCTGCGCCCAACGTGGTGCGCCTGTCGATCGGCACCGAGGACGCGGACGACCTGATCCGCGACCTCGACCAGGCGCTGAACGCCTCGCAGGGCTGA
- the metF gene encoding methylenetetrahydrofolate reductase [NAD(P)H], whose translation MTAPRVSFEFFPPKSLEASFRLWDTVRMLAPLKPDFVSVTYGAGGTTRQLTHEAVTTIGREFDLNVAAHLTCVDASRAETLEIARGYAAAGVNQIVALRGDPPKGQGAFRPHADGFANVLELIAALKETGDFTVRVGAYPERHPEAADDGADVAWLKRKFEAGADQAITQFFFEAETFLRFRDKADKAGIDASRILPGIIPIENWQGIRRFALATGASVPAWLDEAFAKAQRDGREDLLATALCTEMCDTLLGEGVPALHFYTLNRASLTRDVCYALGVTPAVALQHVA comes from the coding sequence ATGACCGCACCCCGCGTTTCGTTCGAATTCTTCCCGCCCAAATCGCTGGAGGCCAGCTTTCGGCTGTGGGACACGGTGCGGATGCTGGCGCCCCTGAAGCCCGATTTCGTGTCGGTGACCTATGGTGCCGGCGGGACCACCCGGCAGTTGACGCATGAAGCCGTCACCACCATCGGACGCGAGTTCGACCTGAACGTCGCCGCGCATCTGACCTGCGTCGATGCCAGCCGCGCCGAAACGCTGGAGATCGCCCGCGGCTATGCCGCCGCCGGGGTGAACCAGATTGTTGCGCTGCGCGGCGACCCGCCAAAGGGCCAGGGCGCGTTCCGCCCCCATGCGGACGGGTTCGCGAACGTGCTGGAGCTGATCGCGGCGCTGAAAGAGACAGGCGATTTCACGGTGCGCGTGGGCGCCTATCCCGAACGCCACCCCGAGGCCGCGGACGATGGCGCCGATGTGGCCTGGCTGAAGCGCAAGTTCGAAGCGGGCGCGGATCAGGCGATCACGCAGTTCTTCTTCGAGGCCGAGACCTTTCTCAGGTTCCGCGACAAGGCCGACAAGGCGGGTATCGACGCGAGCCGCATCCTGCCGGGAATCATTCCGATCGAGAACTGGCAAGGGATCCGCCGCTTTGCGCTGGCCACCGGCGCCTCGGTTCCGGCCTGGCTGGACGAGGCCTTTGCCAAAGCGCAGCGCGACGGGCGCGAGGACCTGCTGGCGACCGCGCTGTGCACCGAAATGTGCGACACCCTGTTGGGCGAGGGCGTGCCCGCGCTGCACTTCTACACGCTGAACCGCGCCAGCCTGACGCGCGATGTGTGCTACGCGCTGGGCGTCACGCCGGCGGTCGCGCTGCAACACGTCGCCTGA
- a CDS encoding LysR family transcriptional regulator: protein MHLEFRHLRTIRAIHQAGGVGRAADILNITQSALSHQLKGLEDQCGVELFVRRTKPLRLSAAGHRMLKLAEDVLPRIDALEEEFRAMIAGKTGRLHIAIECHACFDWLFPVLERFRHAWHDVDVDIRPNLAFNALSALEREDVDLVVSSDPEDIPGITFTPLFDYEPRFIAAATHPLAAKPFVVAEDFRDEVLITYPMDRTRLDIFTGLLNPARVEPRSVRPVELTAVILLLVASGRGVSVLPDWVLREVKYNADYITRPVTERGLTKRLYAATRSEDTVKPFMAHFLRLARTEPVKLQRA, encoded by the coding sequence ATGCATCTGGAATTCCGGCACCTGCGCACCATTCGCGCGATTCATCAGGCGGGCGGCGTGGGCCGCGCCGCCGACATCCTGAACATCACCCAATCCGCGCTGAGCCATCAGTTGAAGGGCCTCGAGGACCAATGCGGGGTCGAACTGTTCGTGCGCCGCACCAAGCCGCTGCGCCTGTCCGCGGCCGGGCACCGGATGCTGAAACTGGCCGAGGACGTGCTGCCCCGCATCGACGCGCTGGAAGAGGAATTCCGCGCCATGATCGCCGGCAAGACCGGCCGCCTGCACATCGCCATCGAATGCCACGCCTGTTTCGACTGGCTATTCCCGGTGCTGGAACGCTTCCGCCACGCCTGGCACGACGTGGACGTGGACATCCGCCCGAACCTGGCCTTCAACGCCCTGTCCGCCCTGGAACGCGAGGACGTGGACCTGGTCGTGTCCTCGGACCCTGAGGATATCCCCGGAATCACCTTTACCCCGCTCTTCGACTACGAGCCGCGCTTCATCGCCGCCGCGACCCACCCTCTGGCGGCGAAGCCCTTTGTCGTGGCCGAGGATTTCCGCGACGAGGTGCTCATCACCTACCCGATGGACCGCACCCGGCTGGACATCTTCACCGGCCTCTTGAATCCCGCCCGGGTGGAACCCCGTTCGGTGCGGCCGGTCGAACTGACGGCGGTGATCCTGCTGCTGGTCGCCTCGGGGCGGGGGGTGTCGGTGCTGCCGGACTGGGTCCTGCGCGAGGTGAAATACAACGCCGACTACATCACCCGCCCGGTGACCGAACGGGGCCTGACGAAACGCCTCTATGCCGCGACTCGCAGCGAAGATACGGTGAAACCCTTCATGGCGCATTTCCTGCGGCTCGCCCGCACCGAACCCGTGAAATTGCAGAGGGCCTGA
- a CDS encoding NAD-dependent deacylase gives MMRIVILTGAGISAESGLGTFRDKDGLWTRYDLNDVATPQGFARNPRLVTEFYNARRANCAQAEPNAAHYALARLETALPGQVLIVTQNVDDLHQRAGARAVIQMHGALMSALCAACGHRWPAPPVMTETDPCPACAAPRTRPDVVWFGEVPYHMDTIADAVARAEIFAAIGTSGQVWPAAGFAAEARRAGAHCVELNLEPSEVSRAFHAHHYGPATQVVPAWVDTLLPT, from the coding sequence CTGATGCGGATCGTCATTCTCACCGGCGCGGGGATCTCGGCCGAATCGGGGCTGGGCACCTTTCGCGACAAGGACGGGCTGTGGACCCGCTACGATCTGAACGATGTCGCCACGCCCCAGGGCTTTGCCCGCAACCCCCGGCTGGTGACCGAATTCTACAACGCGCGCCGCGCCAATTGCGCCCAGGCCGAACCCAACGCCGCCCATTACGCGCTGGCGCGTCTGGAAACCGCGCTTCCCGGGCAGGTGCTGATCGTCACCCAGAATGTCGATGACCTGCACCAACGCGCGGGCGCGCGGGCGGTGATCCAGATGCATGGTGCCCTCATGTCGGCCCTGTGCGCAGCGTGCGGCCACCGCTGGCCCGCGCCGCCCGTGATGACCGAGACCGATCCCTGCCCCGCGTGCGCCGCGCCCCGCACCCGGCCCGACGTGGTCTGGTTCGGCGAGGTGCCCTATCACATGGACACCATCGCAGACGCCGTCGCCAGGGCCGAGATCTTCGCCGCCATCGGCACCTCGGGCCAGGTCTGGCCCGCTGCCGGCTTCGCCGCCGAGGCCCGCCGCGCCGGCGCGCATTGCGTCGAGCTGAACCTCGAACCATCCGAGGTGTCGCGCGCCTTTCACGCCCACCATTACGGCCCCGCCACGCAGGTCGTGCCTGCCTGGGTCGATACCCTTTTGCCAACCTGA
- a CDS encoding carboxymuconolactone decarboxylase family protein, which yields MPTVPLLSDQTASAAALAVFDDIRAKRNTDYVNNFWRALANDPALLKATWERLQQVMGPGALDPLFKEMIYVAVSVANGCEYCIHSHTAAARSKGMTDAMHGELLAVIAMAAQTNALATALQVETDDRFKT from the coding sequence ATGCCGACCGTCCCCCTCCTGTCCGACCAGACCGCCAGCGCCGCCGCGCTCGCCGTGTTCGACGACATCCGCGCCAAGCGGAACACCGACTATGTGAACAATTTCTGGCGCGCCCTCGCCAACGATCCCGCGCTGCTGAAAGCCACCTGGGAACGCCTCCAACAGGTCATGGGCCCCGGCGCGCTGGACCCCTTGTTCAAGGAGATGATCTATGTCGCCGTGTCGGTCGCGAACGGCTGCGAATATTGCATCCACTCGCACACCGCCGCTGCCCGCTCAAAGGGCATGACCGACGCCATGCACGGCGAACTTCTGGCGGTGATCGCCATGGCCGCGCAGACAAACGCGCTCGCCACCGCGCTTCAGGTGGAAACGGACGACCGCTTCAAGACCTGA
- a CDS encoding quinone oxidoreductase: MAKTVIINAQGGPEVLTLAEQPVGEPGPGQIRIRHHACGLNFIDVYQRSGVYAMSLPHALGMEAAGVVEAVGEGVTHLKPGDRAAYASQPPGAYCEARVMPAAQVCPLPDGISFETGAAMMLKGLTVEYLFHRTTPLKAGDTVLFHAAAGGVGLIACQWARSEGITLIATAGSDEKCQMALDHGATHAINYRDADWPAKVRALTGGKGVDAVMDSVGAATFDGSLDCLRPLGMMITFGNASGPVPPFDLGRLAAKGSLKITRPTLFVHIAEHETCQAMARHLFGKVLSGEVTIRIDQRFPLDEVQAAHRALEARTTTGSTVLLP; this comes from the coding sequence ATGGCAAAGACCGTCATCATCAACGCGCAGGGGGGACCCGAGGTCCTGACCCTTGCCGAGCAGCCCGTGGGCGAACCGGGGCCGGGGCAGATCCGTATCCGGCATCACGCTTGCGGGCTGAACTTCATCGATGTCTACCAGCGGTCGGGGGTTTACGCGATGAGCCTGCCGCACGCGCTGGGCATGGAGGCCGCCGGCGTGGTCGAGGCGGTGGGCGAGGGGGTCACGCATCTGAAGCCGGGGGATCGGGCGGCCTATGCCAGCCAGCCTCCGGGCGCGTATTGCGAGGCCCGGGTGATGCCGGCGGCGCAGGTCTGCCCTTTGCCCGACGGCATCAGTTTCGAGACCGGCGCGGCGATGATGCTGAAAGGGTTGACCGTCGAATACCTGTTCCACCGCACGACGCCCCTGAAGGCGGGGGATACCGTGCTGTTTCACGCCGCCGCCGGCGGGGTGGGGCTGATTGCCTGCCAATGGGCGCGCAGCGAGGGGATCACGCTGATCGCCACCGCCGGTTCGGACGAGAAATGCCAGATGGCGCTGGATCACGGGGCGACCCATGCGATCAACTACCGCGACGCCGACTGGCCGGCCAAGGTGCGGGCGCTGACCGGCGGCAAGGGCGTGGATGCGGTGATGGATTCGGTCGGCGCCGCTACGTTCGACGGGTCGCTGGATTGCCTGCGGCCCCTGGGGATGATGATCACCTTCGGCAATGCCTCGGGGCCGGTGCCGCCGTTCGATCTGGGCCGTCTGGCGGCGAAGGGATCGCTGAAGATCACCCGGCCGACGCTGTTCGTGCATATCGCCGAGCACGAGACCTGCCAGGCGATGGCGCGGCATCTGTTCGGCAAGGTTCTGTCGGGCGAGGTCACGATCCGCATCGATCAGCGGTTCCCGCTGGACGAGGTTCAGGCGGCACACCGGGCGCTGGAAGCGCGCACGACCACCGGCTCGACGGTTTTGCTGCCGTAA
- a CDS encoding SDR family oxidoreductase, giving the protein MQKIALVTGAARGIGLATTTLFLEQGWQVAMIDRDQPALDAAAAELEGARGFCCDVSQPAEVAAMVPEVLARFGRIDAVVNNAGVADFGPIEETDFRRWRTVMETNLDGVFLVSQAVTPALKESRGAIVNIASISGLRASTLRVAYGTSKAAVIQLTKQQAAELGEHGIRCNCVCPGPVRTKLAMAVHTQDIIDAYHDAIPLNRYGSEREIAEVIVFLCSDKASYVTGQIIAADGGFESTGVGLPALRS; this is encoded by the coding sequence ATGCAGAAGATTGCCCTGGTAACCGGCGCCGCGCGCGGCATCGGACTGGCCACCACGACGCTGTTTCTGGAACAGGGGTGGCAGGTGGCCATGATCGACCGCGACCAGCCCGCGCTGGACGCCGCCGCAGCGGAACTGGAAGGGGCGCGTGGCTTTTGCTGCGACGTGTCCCAACCGGCCGAAGTCGCGGCCATGGTGCCCGAGGTGCTGGCGCGGTTCGGTCGCATCGATGCGGTGGTGAACAACGCCGGCGTGGCCGATTTCGGCCCCATCGAAGAGACGGATTTCCGCCGCTGGCGCACGGTGATGGAGACCAATCTGGACGGGGTGTTCCTGGTCAGCCAGGCGGTGACGCCCGCGCTGAAAGAGAGCCGGGGCGCGATCGTGAACATCGCCTCGATCTCGGGGCTGAGGGCCTCGACGTTGCGGGTGGCCTATGGGACCTCGAAAGCTGCGGTGATCCAGTTGACGAAGCAGCAGGCGGCGGAACTGGGGGAACACGGGATCCGCTGCAACTGCGTCTGCCCGGGGCCGGTGCGCACCAAGCTGGCGATGGCGGTGCACACGCAAGACATCATCGACGCCTATCATGACGCGATCCCGCTGAACCGCTACGGCAGCGAACGCGAGATCGCCGAGGTGATCGTGTTCCTGTGCTCGGACAAGGCGAGCTATGTGACGGGCCAGATCATCGCGGCCGACGGCGGGTTCGAAAGCACCGGCGTGGGCTTGCCGGCGCTGCGGAGCTGA